In the Gemmatimonadales bacterium genome, GGTGGTCTTTTCCGCCATCGCGCACGCGGGAGCGGCTGGCCGGCTGGAGATCACGGTCCAGCCTCCGCCCGCCACCCAGAGCGGAGTCCCCTTCGCTCCGCAGCCGGAGGTGCAGGTCGTGGATCAGGCCGGCAATCCCGCGCCTCAGGCCGGCATCGCGATCGCGGCGGCGATCGCGTCAGGACCGACCGGGAGCCTGCAGAACGCGAGCGCGACGACGGACGCGTCCGGCCTGGCGACCTTCAGCGGGTTGTCGCTCACCGGCCTGGCGGGCGACTATACCCTCTCCTTCAGCGCGGCGTCACTGGGCGGAGTCACCTCGCAATCGATCTCGCTCGCCGCCGGGCCACCAGCGCAGCTCGCTCTGGCCACCCCACCCCCGTCGACGGCGCGGAGCAGAGTGCCGCTCAGCACCCAACCAGCTATTCAGCTGCAGGATGCGAGCGGGAATCCGCTCAGTCAGGCCGGCATCGCGGTCAAGGCGTCGATCGCCTCGGGCGGAGGAACCCTCGGCGGGCAGGCGAGTGTGCTCACCAATAGCAGCGGCCGCGCGCAGTTCACCGATCTCACGATCATCGGCGTGCCGGGGCGGCGGACTCTGCGCTTTGCCAGCCAGAGCCCGTCCAGCGAGGTGATCTCCGGACAGATCACCTTGCCGAGCGTTGCCAGCCTCTCGGTCCTCTCGTCCCCGCCGGCGTCCGCCGTCGTGGGCACCCAGCTGGCGAGTCCAGCGTCATGGAGCCTGCTGGACGCGGACGGCCAGACGGTGGCGGACGCTCCGGCCACTCTGTCTGCCTCGGCGGGAGGGGTCGTGGCGCCGGCCAGTGCGACGAGCGACGCCAGCGGAACCGTGCAGCTCACGAGCTGGACCCTCGGACAGACGGCGGGCACCCAGTCTGTCGACCTCGACGTGGCGGGTGCCGGATCCTCCCGCGTCGAGATCGAGGCCCTGCCCGATGCGGCGGCCCGGCTGCTCAAGGTGTCGGGCGATAGCCAATCGGCGCCGGTCGACTCCGAGCTCCCCGAGCCCCTGGTGGTCCGTGTGGTGGACCAGTACGGCAACGGCGCGAGCGGCGTGACGGTCGAGTGGCGGACCTGCGAGGGTGTGGGGGATTACGATGCCGTCACCGATGTCGGCGGATACGCCAGCGCGTTCCAATCGACTGGGCCGGACGCCGGTACCTTCTGCGGCATGGCCTCTTCCTCGGGCCTGGCCGATTCGCCGGTCCAGTTCACCTATACCGTGCTCGCGGCGAGCGGGACGATGACCCCGGAGGGCAGCTCCAGCCAACTTCGGGTGCGGCCGCCGTCCGATCGGAGACGCTGATGACTGCGATCCGCCTGCTGTCTGCCGCCCTGGCGGTGTCCGGCGTCCTGAGTGGTGAGCTCGCCGCGCAATCGGCCCAGCCGGTCTCGCTTCAGGTGTCCGGCCTCTTCAACGGGGTGTTCGGGCAGGTGTTCAGCGGCCTGCAGGACGGCGTAGGCGGGGAAGCCCAGATCCGCTACACGCCCGGTGCCGTCTCGATCGGCGCGGGATTCCAGTTCACCACCCACGAGGTGCAGAACCGGGAGGAAGACGCCAGACTCTACGGCGGGTTCATCGAGCCTCGCTACCGGATCCACGCCGGGAGCAACGTGGTGGCACCCTACCTCGCGGCGCGCTTCTCGGTGCTCAAAGTGGGGTTCTCCGGCGGAGCGCTCTCGCTCTCTTCCGCCTTCATCGAGCTCAACGGCGGCGGCGGACTGTTGTTCCGGCTCGGTCCGCGGGTCAATCTGGATGTGGGTGGGACCTTCGGTTACGACCGGCTGGGAAGCGGCACGCTGAGGAATGACCAGACCGGAAGCGAGGTGCCGATCGCCTCAGGCTCCGGCTCGAACATGGTGGCTCGCCTGGGCCTGGCGGTCGGGCTGGGGGGCTGAGCGTTCAGGATCAGAGGTCGGGCGATCCGACGATCCGACAGCTCGACATGGTGTACCGGCTGCCGTCCCTGGCGAACTCCGCCCGGAACACCGGATCGCTGCCAAGTCGGCCGCCGAACGCATCCCGCCACGCCAGGTGGAAGCTGAACTCCGCGCTGGCGTGATCCGTCCCGATCTGCCGCGCCCCGTCCGTCCGTTCCCCCACCGCGGCCTCCCACTCGTCTGTCCGGAGAATCCGGGTCAGCCGCTTGAGATTCTCCTGATCCAACTTCGTCCCGGGCCGATACATCTGCGCCACCCGGCTCGCGTCCTTGGCGCGGAGCGCGGCGTAGCACTGCTCCACTCCACTTCGAATTCGGGCCTCCAGCTGCTGGCGCTCCGACAGGCGGCTTCCGGCAGGGGTCGGCGGCCGCTCAACCTGATCGGCGGGTCGCGCGGATCGCTCGTCCGGGACAGGAGGAAGCACGGTGAGGCTCACCCGGCCTGATTGCCCCTCGGAGGTGGCGGTGATCTCGGTCGTGCCCGGCGCATAGGCGGCCACCACACCCGAGACCGGATCCACCGCGGCGACTTCCGGATCGCTGCTGGTCCAGGCGATGCGCCGCCAGCTCAGTCCCCCACCGGCCTGGTCCCGCAGCTCCGCCCGTAAGGCGACCGTCTCTCCCACCACCAACGTGCGTGGCGCCACCACGCTGACGCTGGCGACCGCCGCCGGGAACTCGGCAGCCTGCGGAGCTTTGGTCTCCTCCTCGTTCACCGGCAGGGCCTCCGGCTGTGCCGGCGCCGCGGCGCTGGCGGGAGCGGGGGCCCGCACCACCACCATCACGCTGTCCCGCCAGGCGCCGCTTGCCGCGACGACGTGGGCCCGGCCGGGAGCGATGGCATGGACCCATCCGCGCGCCGGATCGACGCGCGCAACCGCTGGATCCGTGGAGGACCAGACCACGCTGGAGTCCCGCACCGGGCGGCCTGCCAGGTCCCGAAGCTCCGCCATGGCCCTGGTGTAGGCTCCGGGTGCCAGCAGCCGGCGAGGCTGCCGGGTAATGGCAACGGCCGCGGGTGCCCCGCTGTCCACCACGGGCATCGATTCGAACCGCTCCAGCCGGCTGCCGCTCTCCGCCGATGCTCTCGATCCAGACGAGAGATCCGCGGATTCGGCATCGGGCGCGCGGGAAGAATACACGCGGCCGGAGAGCCAGACCCAGCCTCCCACGAGCATCGCCCCCACGCAGGCCGCCAGCAGTCGGCTCCTCCGCGAGCGCGCCATCCGGCGGCGCTTGGCGGGAGGCCGCGGCGGGACGCTGGTTGCCTCGGGCGGGGTCGGAGCCGGTGCCGGAGGCCGGGCAACTGCTTCGACGTTGACCGTGATCGACGCGCTGGCGCGCTCGCAGGTCGCGGTCAGGACGGCCGTTCCGGGACCGAGGGTCCCCACCCACCCGCTCGGCATGATGACGGCGACGCCGACGTCACTGGTGGTCCAGAAGACGGTGCGATCGGGCAACGGCTCGTCCCGCCGGTCGAGCGGAGTCGCGCTCAGCACGAACGACTCACCCGCGGTCACCGACTTGGGTGGAGGCGAAATACGGATGGCCGCAACCAGCGCGGGGTGGATCGGCACGGCCATGGTCTTCCGGGCATCGTCCAGCTCGGCGGTGATCAGCGCCGAGCCCGCCGAGCGGGCGGAGAGCACGCCGTCCCGTGCCAGCGTCGCGATCGCTGGATCCGCCGACTGCCAGGTCACTGGGCGCGCGATCGGCTGGCCGTGCTTGCTGCGCGCGGTGGCCTCGAGCTGAACCTCGTCGCCGACCCGGACCGGCTGGTCCAGCGGCGCGATGGAGATCTCGTCGGCCGTCGGCGGCGCCACCTCGACCTGGTGGAGGGCCTCCACGCCATCGCAGATGGCGCTGAGCCGAGCGGAGCCAGGTGCCAGTGCCGTGGCCATCGCCCGGTCACTGTCGACCCGGAGCACGTCGGGTGTGTCGCTGCTCCACTCCACCATCCGACCCGGCAGCCGGACGCCATGCTGGCCCCGGACCTGAGCCACCAGCATGAAGCGGTCACCTGCCTCCAGCACCGGTGGCGGAGGAAGGATGGTGACGCTTTGCACCAGGCCGGCGGCGGGGGTACGCAGTGACGCCGAAGGTCTGGTGCGCGGAGCGGGGCTCACCGGCGTCGGTGTCTCCGAGAGAGACGACCCATGGCCGGTGGTGGCCAGGCGGATGAGCTCGGCCCTGAGCGGATCGTCGTCCGTCAGCGGCACGGCGCCGAGCGCCACCTTGGCCTCCGCCATGCTGGGCCAGCGCGCGTCGGGGTCCTTGGCCAGCATCCGGAGAATCGCCGCCTCGAGATCTGGCGGACAGTCTTCCTCGATCTCCCGAATGGGGCGCGGCTGCTCCTGGAGCTGCGCCTGCATGACCGTGATGGTCGAGCCGGCGAACGGTGCGATGCCGGTGATCATTTGATAGGCCACTGCGCCCAGGGCGTATTGATCCGACGCGCCGGAGACCTCGGCGCCGCGCACCTGCTCGGGGCTCATGTAGGCCGGCGTGCCGACCAGCGCGCCGCTGTGCGTCTGGGTGGGCGACTCGGCCGCCTTGGCGATGCCGAAATCGGTGACCACCGCGTTGCCGTCCTCGTCGATCAGGATGTTGGCGGGCTTGATGTCGCGGTGAACCACCCTGGAGCGGTGGGCGTACGTCAGCGCGGAGGCCACCTGGCAGAGGATCGAGCGAACGATCGGGATCGGCAGCCGGCCGGCCTCGTCGATGACCTGCTCGAGCGAGCGGCCCTGGATGTACCGCATCACGAAGAAGTGCAGCCCCTCCGCCTGCCGCACCGAATGCACCGACACGATGTTGGGATGATTGAGGTGCGCGATGGTGATCGCCTCGCGCTTGAACCGGTCGATCATCCCGTCGCCCATGAGCAGGCCGGGCGACATGACCTTGATCGCCACTTTGCGGGCGAGCGAGATCTCATGCGCCAGAAACACGGCGGCCATGCCCCCACGTCCCAGCTCGCGCCCGATCTCGAACTCCCCCAGCGTGGCCCGCCTTAGCCGCTCGGCCACCTCGGTCCAGGGCGAGTCCTGCTCGTCCTCTGGGGAGGCATCAGTCTCGTGGATGGCGGTGGGATAGGCTGGGGTACCGCAGGCGGGGCAGGACAGAGCGCCCTCGAGGAGGGGCTCCGAGCATCCGGCGCACACGAAGGGACCGGCGCCGCACTGCGGACAGAAACGATCTCCGGGCCCGAGATCAGTGGCGCAGTGGGGGCAGGTGAGAATCGTGGCCATCGTCCGGTCCGCTGGGGTCAACTCCAATCGGGAATTTGGAGTCCGGTTCACGGGGACGCAATGACGGGGCCCACTTGACTTCGGCTTGACAGCCTGGGCCTAGGCTCTGGGCGTCGGAAAGCGATCGACCCCTTTTTGCCGCAGGAGGGTGTCATGTCTGCCCCACACTATCGACTGTTCGAGGCCTCGCTCGCCGCCCTTTGCCTGGCCGACCGCGCCCAGGACGAGGTATTGAGCGCTCCCCGAGAGCAGTGGCATAAGTCTATTAAAGAGAACACGATACGCCTGGGTAACCCAACACAGGCCGAGCGGGTCGAATAGGCCAGGCGCCTCGCCACCATCCCTGGCCAATCGTCGTGGTTGCGGGGAGCCGAAGTGAATCTCAGTCCCGTGCGTCACCAGGAGCTCGCCATGCCAGGCCCCCGCTGTCGCCATCCTCTCGTTCTCGCACCGGTGCGAGCCGCGGCTCTCTTCCTCACCCTCGGCGGTGTGGCCCTGCTCGGATGTCGCGACGATGCCGAGTCGCCCACCGGTCCGGCGCCGGCACCGGCGCTCGCCACCACGTTGACCGCCGCGCTGGCGTTCAACCAGGTAAGCGCCGGCGAGGAGTACACCTGCGGTGTCACCACGGGCAATCGAGCCTACTGCTGGGGTGCCAGCGCCGAAGGCCAACTCGGCAATGGCGACAGGACGGGGCCGGAGACCTGCCTCAATGCCGGTCCGTGCAGCACCAGGCCGCTAGCGGTGGTCGGCGGGCTCAGCTTCCGGCAGATCAGCGCAGGGTTCTTTACCACCTGTGGGGTGACCACGGATAACCGGGCCTACTGCTGGGGGCACAATGAGCTCGGCGAGGTTGGTGACGGGACGACCGCCTTTCGCCTGACGCCCGTCCCGGTGGCGGGTGGGCACAAGTTCCGCCAGGTGGAGACGACCTTCGAGCACACCTGCGGAGTGAGCTACCCGGACAACCTGGCATACTGCTGGGGACGGAACA is a window encoding:
- a CDS encoding protein kinase, yielding MATILTCPHCATDLGPGDRFCPQCGAGPFVCAGCSEPLLEGALSCPACGTPAYPTAIHETDASPEDEQDSPWTEVAERLRRATLGEFEIGRELGRGGMAAVFLAHEISLARKVAIKVMSPGLLMGDGMIDRFKREAITIAHLNHPNIVSVHSVRQAEGLHFFVMRYIQGRSLEQVIDEAGRLPIPIVRSILCQVASALTYAHRSRVVHRDIKPANILIDEDGNAVVTDFGIAKAAESPTQTHSGALVGTPAYMSPEQVRGAEVSGASDQYALGAVAYQMITGIAPFAGSTITVMQAQLQEQPRPIREIEEDCPPDLEAAILRMLAKDPDARWPSMAEAKVALGAVPLTDDDPLRAELIRLATTGHGSSLSETPTPVSPAPRTRPSASLRTPAAGLVQSVTILPPPPVLEAGDRFMLVAQVRGQHGVRLPGRMVEWSSDTPDVLRVDSDRAMATALAPGSARLSAICDGVEALHQVEVAPPTADEISIAPLDQPVRVGDEVQLEATARSKHGQPIARPVTWQSADPAIATLARDGVLSARSAGSALITAELDDARKTMAVPIHPALVAAIRISPPPKSVTAGESFVLSATPLDRRDEPLPDRTVFWTTSDVGVAVIMPSGWVGTLGPGTAVLTATCERASASITVNVEAVARPPAPAPTPPEATSVPPRPPAKRRRMARSRRSRLLAACVGAMLVGGWVWLSGRVYSSRAPDAESADLSSGSRASAESGSRLERFESMPVVDSGAPAAVAITRQPRRLLAPGAYTRAMAELRDLAGRPVRDSSVVWSSTDPAVARVDPARGWVHAIAPGRAHVVAASGAWRDSVMVVVRAPAPASAAAPAQPEALPVNEEETKAPQAAEFPAAVASVSVVAPRTLVVGETVALRAELRDQAGGGLSWRRIAWTSSDPEVAAVDPVSGVVAAYAPGTTEITATSEGQSGRVSLTVLPPVPDERSARPADQVERPPTPAGSRLSERQQLEARIRSGVEQCYAALRAKDASRVAQMYRPGTKLDQENLKRLTRILRTDEWEAAVGERTDGARQIGTDHASAEFSFHLAWRDAFGGRLGSDPVFRAEFARDGSRYTMSSCRIVGSPDL